The Oxalobacteraceae bacterium OTU3CINTB1 genome includes a window with the following:
- a CDS encoding ABC transporter permease, whose protein sequence is MQPTPTTKIPFALPGLSRFRGYGPVLALILLCIAGGLLNPDFATVENMMNVLTRTAFIGIIAVGMTFVIVSGGIDLSVGSMAALIAGAMIMVMNAAAASAQPLDPVTTVMLGCALALLMGGVLGGAHGLLVTRGRIEPFIATLGTLGIFRATLTYLSDGGALTLDSTVSDVYSPVYYQSVLGVPIPVLVFLLVAVGGAVILNRTAFGQHVQAIGSNEQVASYAAIRVDKIKVLTYLLLGVCVAIATILYVPRLGSATPTTGILWELEAIAAVVVGGTSLKGGSGRIMGTVIGAILLSVIGNIVNLTSIISVHLNAAVQGVVIITVAYMQRGRR, encoded by the coding sequence ATGCAACCGACACCCACCACTAAGATTCCTTTCGCCCTGCCGGGACTGTCGCGCTTCCGTGGCTACGGCCCGGTTTTGGCGCTGATCCTGCTGTGCATCGCTGGCGGCCTGCTGAACCCGGATTTCGCCACCGTCGAAAACATGATGAACGTGCTCACTCGCACCGCTTTCATCGGCATCATCGCGGTCGGCATGACCTTCGTCATCGTCTCCGGCGGCATCGACCTGTCCGTCGGCTCGATGGCGGCGCTGATCGCCGGCGCCATGATCATGGTGATGAACGCGGCCGCCGCTTCGGCGCAACCGCTCGACCCGGTGACGACCGTGATGCTGGGCTGCGCGCTGGCGTTGCTGATGGGCGGCGTGCTGGGCGGCGCCCACGGCTTGCTGGTCACGCGCGGACGCATCGAGCCGTTCATCGCCACGTTGGGCACGCTTGGCATCTTCCGCGCCACCTTGACCTACCTGTCCGACGGCGGCGCGCTGACCCTGGACAGCACCGTCTCCGATGTGTATAGCCCGGTCTACTATCAGAGCGTGCTGGGCGTGCCGATTCCGGTGCTGGTGTTCCTGTTGGTAGCCGTCGGCGGCGCGGTGATCTTGAACCGTACCGCCTTCGGCCAGCACGTGCAGGCCATCGGCTCCAACGAGCAGGTCGCCAGCTACGCCGCCATCCGCGTCGACAAGATCAAGGTGCTGACCTATTTGCTGCTGGGCGTGTGCGTGGCGATCGCCACCATCCTGTACGTGCCGCGCCTGGGCTCGGCCACGCCGACCACCGGCATCCTGTGGGAGCTAGAGGCGATCGCCGCCGTGGTCGTTGGCGGCACCTCGCTCAAGGGCGGATCGGGACGCATCATGGGCACCGTCATCGGCGCCATCCTGCTGTCGGTCATCGGCAATATCGTCAACCTGACCAGCATCATCAGCGTCCACCTGAACGCCGCCGTCCAGGGCGTGGTCATCATCACCGTCGCCTACATGCAGCGCGGCCGCCGTTAA
- a CDS encoding substrate-binding domain-containing protein: MITMKRIVGACLLAVTAGSAISAEKVTLGVAIPTATHGFTGGIVWWANQAKKELEAANPTLKVIIKTAASTPDQANQLQDMLVVNKINALVIFPLESASLTQPVTQLKNKGVYVTVVDRGLTNPAAQNAYVAGDNTAFGKLPAEYLAKKLGGKGNIVILRGMPSTLDNERVDAFNAALKANPGIKVLDTKYGNWNRDDAFKVMQDYLTRFKQIDAVWAADDDMAIGVVKAIEQAKRTDIKEVFGGAGAKTAVKKIIDGDKLIQANVSYSPKFIYDAIKMTATARLKGEALPAKTVIPSVLITRENAKQFYFADSPY, from the coding sequence ATGATCACAATGAAACGCATCGTTGGCGCATGCCTGCTGGCAGTGACAGCTGGCTCGGCCATCTCCGCTGAAAAAGTCACGCTCGGCGTCGCGATCCCGACCGCGACCCACGGCTTCACCGGCGGCATCGTCTGGTGGGCCAACCAGGCCAAGAAGGAACTGGAGGCGGCCAACCCGACGCTCAAGGTCATCATCAAGACGGCCGCCAGCACGCCGGACCAAGCCAACCAGCTGCAGGACATGCTGGTGGTGAACAAGATCAACGCGCTGGTGATCTTCCCGCTGGAGTCGGCCTCGCTGACGCAGCCGGTGACCCAACTGAAAAACAAGGGCGTGTATGTCACCGTGGTCGATCGCGGCCTGACCAATCCGGCGGCGCAGAACGCTTATGTGGCGGGCGATAACACCGCCTTCGGCAAACTGCCGGCCGAATACCTGGCCAAGAAACTGGGCGGCAAGGGCAATATCGTCATCCTGCGCGGCATGCCCAGCACCCTGGACAACGAGCGGGTGGACGCGTTCAACGCCGCGTTGAAAGCCAATCCCGGCATCAAGGTGCTCGACACCAAATACGGCAACTGGAACCGCGACGACGCCTTCAAGGTCATGCAAGATTACCTGACCCGCTTCAAGCAGATCGACGCCGTCTGGGCGGCCGACGACGACATGGCCATCGGCGTGGTCAAAGCCATCGAGCAAGCCAAGCGCACCGACATCAAGGAAGTGTTCGGCGGCGCCGGCGCCAAGACCGCCGTCAAGAAAATCATCGATGGCGACAAGCTGATCCAGGCCAACGTCTCGTATTCGCCGAAGTTCATCTACGACGCCATCAAGATGACCGCCACCGCGCGCCTCAAAGGCGAAGCCTTGCCGGCCAAGACCGTCATTCCATCGGTACTGATCACGCGTGAGAACGCCAAGCAGTTCTATTTCGCCGATTCGCCGTACTAA
- a CDS encoding sugar phosphate isomerase/epimerase, whose translation MKTIKGPAIFLAQFMGDDVPFDSLENLAGWASGLGYKAIQLPCDPRLFDLEQAADSQDYCDGVVALLASHGLQISELSTHLQGQLVAVHPAYDALFDGFAPAHVRGDPVARQAWAVDQLLRAARASKRLGLAAHVSFSGALAWPYLYPWPQRPAGLVEEAFAELGRRWLPILNAFEDAGVDICYELHPGEDLHDGVTFERFLDAVGGHKRANILYDPSHFVLQQLDYLAFIDIYHERIKAFHVKDAEFRPNGRQGVYGSYLGWQERAGRFRSLGDGQIDFKAIFSKMAQYDYPGWAVLEWECALKHPEDGAREGADFIRSHIIRVASRAFDDFAGSGADLQQVRALMGLEN comes from the coding sequence ATGAAAACCATCAAGGGGCCGGCCATCTTCCTGGCGCAGTTCATGGGCGATGACGTCCCGTTCGACAGCCTCGAGAACCTGGCCGGCTGGGCGTCCGGCTTAGGCTACAAAGCCATCCAGCTGCCGTGCGATCCGCGCCTGTTCGACCTGGAGCAGGCCGCCGACAGCCAGGATTATTGCGATGGCGTCGTCGCTCTGCTGGCCTCGCACGGCTTGCAGATCTCCGAGCTGTCGACCCATTTGCAGGGTCAACTGGTCGCCGTTCACCCGGCTTACGACGCGCTGTTCGACGGCTTCGCGCCGGCGCATGTGCGGGGCGATCCGGTCGCGCGCCAGGCCTGGGCGGTCGACCAGTTGCTGCGCGCCGCGCGCGCGTCGAAGCGGCTGGGCCTGGCGGCCCACGTCAGCTTTTCCGGCGCCCTGGCCTGGCCCTACCTGTATCCGTGGCCGCAGCGCCCGGCCGGATTGGTCGAGGAGGCGTTCGCCGAGCTGGGCCGCCGCTGGCTGCCGATCCTTAACGCCTTCGAGGATGCCGGTGTCGACATCTGCTACGAGCTGCATCCCGGAGAAGATTTGCACGACGGCGTGACCTTCGAGCGCTTCCTCGACGCGGTGGGCGGCCACAAGCGCGCCAACATCCTGTACGACCCCAGCCACTTCGTGCTGCAACAGCTGGACTACCTGGCCTTCATCGACATCTACCACGAGCGGATCAAGGCCTTCCACGTCAAGGACGCCGAGTTCCGTCCCAACGGGCGCCAGGGGGTGTACGGCAGCTATCTGGGTTGGCAGGAGCGGGCAGGGCGCTTCCGCTCGCTGGGAGACGGCCAGATCGACTTCAAGGCGATCTTCTCGAAGATGGCGCAATACGATTATCCTGGCTGGGCGGTGTTGGAATGGGAATGCGCGCTCAAGCATCCCGAGGACGGCGCGCGCGAAGGCGCGGACTTTATCCGCAGCCACATCATCCGTGTGGCTAGCCGGGCGTTTGACGATTTCGCCGGCAGCGGCGCGGACCTGCAACAGGTGCGCGCGCTGATGGGACTGGAGAATTGA
- a CDS encoding Gfo/Idh/MocA family oxidoreductase — MSVQRRLRLGMVGGGDGAFIGAVHRIAGRLDDCYELVAANLSSNPEKAAASAAGLRLGSARSYADYKEMARAEAARPDGIDAVAIVTPNYLHAPMATAFLEAGIHVICDKPLAISLAEGEALAALARERNKIFALTHVYAGYPMVRHARAMVAAGEIGEIRLVHVEYPQDWLADATNQSEDYQRNNWHNDPLRAGPNGCLGDIGSHAYHLAGYVSGMLPNEILAELHAFTPGRKLDDHVQVMLRYANGARGMLWSSQMATGCENGLRLRVYGTKASLSFEQENPNELLLTPQGGCAQRLTRGRVRSAAADAATRVPSGHPEGYLEAFAQLYRDAAAQIHAIDAGQPIPELTQGMPDVGDGVAGLKFMDAAMESSRQGSRWIRISD; from the coding sequence ATGAGTGTGCAACGACGACTTCGGCTCGGCATGGTGGGCGGCGGCGACGGCGCCTTTATCGGCGCGGTGCACCGCATCGCCGGCCGGCTGGACGACTGCTACGAACTGGTGGCGGCCAACCTGTCCAGCAATCCGGAAAAAGCTGCGGCCAGCGCCGCCGGCCTGCGGCTCGGCTCGGCGCGCAGCTACGCGGACTACAAGGAGATGGCGCGGGCCGAAGCGGCGCGGCCGGACGGTATCGACGCGGTCGCCATCGTCACGCCGAACTATCTGCATGCGCCGATGGCGACGGCCTTCCTGGAGGCGGGCATCCACGTCATTTGCGACAAGCCGCTGGCGATTTCACTTGCCGAAGGCGAGGCGCTGGCCGCGTTGGCGCGTGAACGCAACAAAATCTTCGCGCTGACCCACGTCTACGCCGGCTATCCGATGGTGCGGCACGCGCGCGCCATGGTCGCGGCCGGCGAGATCGGCGAGATCCGGCTGGTGCACGTGGAATACCCTCAGGACTGGCTGGCCGATGCAACCAACCAGAGCGAGGACTACCAGCGCAACAACTGGCACAACGATCCGCTGCGCGCCGGTCCGAACGGCTGCCTGGGCGATATCGGCAGCCATGCCTATCACCTGGCCGGCTATGTCAGCGGCATGCTGCCGAACGAGATCCTCGCCGAGCTGCACGCATTCACGCCCGGACGCAAGCTGGACGACCACGTGCAGGTTATGCTGCGCTACGCCAACGGCGCGCGCGGCATGCTGTGGAGCAGCCAGATGGCGACCGGCTGCGAGAACGGTCTGCGTCTGCGCGTGTATGGCACCAAGGCCAGCCTCAGCTTCGAGCAGGAGAACCCGAACGAACTGTTGCTCACGCCGCAGGGCGGTTGCGCCCAGCGCCTGACGCGCGGACGGGTGCGCAGCGCGGCAGCCGATGCGGCGACCCGCGTGCCGTCCGGTCATCCGGAAGGCTATCTGGAAGCGTTCGCGCAGCTGTATCGCGACGCTGCGGCGCAAATCCATGCAATCGATGCCGGGCAGCCCATTCCCGAGCTAACTCAGGGCATGCCAGATGTCGGCGACGGCGTGGCCGGCCTCAAGTTCATGGACGCGGCGATGGAAAGCAGCCGGCAGGGTTCGCGCTGGATCAGAATCTCAGATTAG
- a CDS encoding antitoxin of toxin-antitoxin stability system yields MAKEAVFTMKLEPELRADFMAEAEAAHRPASQILRELMRDFVQRQREAREYDEFLQRKVDAGRQSMRAGVGHSNDEVEAMFAARRARGKSQV; encoded by the coding sequence ATGGCAAAGGAAGCTGTCTTTACGATGAAGCTTGAGCCGGAACTACGCGCCGACTTCATGGCCGAGGCGGAGGCCGCCCACCGGCCTGCCTCGCAAATTCTGCGCGAGCTGATGCGGGACTTTGTCCAACGTCAGCGGGAGGCGAGGGAATATGACGAGTTCTTGCAGCGCAAGGTTGATGCGGGGCGCCAATCGATGCGCGCAGGTGTGGGACATTCCAACGACGAGGTTGAGGCGATGTTCGCCGCTCGGCGCGCACGCGGCAAGAGCCAGGTGTGA
- a CDS encoding type II toxin-antitoxin system RelE/ParE family toxin, with the protein MNVVWTPEALQDRADIWDYIAADNLRAAIHMDELFSVAAGRFADHPELGRPGKIQGTRQLVPHESYCLVYEINGETVWVLALVHTARQWPLIRD; encoded by the coding sequence GTGAATGTCGTTTGGACTCCCGAAGCGCTGCAGGATCGCGCTGATATTTGGGATTACATTGCGGCAGACAATCTACGCGCCGCCATCCATATGGATGAACTTTTCAGTGTTGCTGCTGGCAGGTTTGCCGATCACCCGGAGCTGGGACGGCCGGGAAAGATCCAAGGAACGCGGCAGCTGGTGCCGCACGAAAGCTACTGCCTCGTTTATGAAATCAATGGCGAAACTGTGTGGGTGCTGGCTTTGGTCCACACTGCGCGTCAATGGCCATTGATCCGTGATTGA